In Rariglobus hedericola, the following proteins share a genomic window:
- a CDS encoding UDP-N-acetylglucosamine 1-carboxyvinyltransferase, with the protein MSDLIVHGGKPLTGTITPSGNKNSVLPIFCATLLTDEAVTLRNVPDITDLNKLVAFFQSQGSEISWNRDTAEMRVCHAGFKSTLENDELPQDMRSTVLLYPALLNRLRQIAIQANTKGCSLGVREIDPHLEILSVLGAIVNEGDPLVIALPHGFKGARHWCDYMSVTVTENFAMAAALAEGESTLINAASEPHVQDLCAALVAMGAKIEGLGTSMLKITGVEKLHGADITINSDYHEIVTFLALGAITGGEVRVNKALPHHFDLIARAFKKLGVIIEHEGDTVIVRRGQKLVIETPFTTNLLPKIEAAPWPYFSVDLLPLMIALSVRCEGTIHFWNKVYENGFSWIPELAKFGAHALVSDPHRLVVFGNRPLRPAVVDSPYIIRAAVALYMVAAAIPGQSVVRHAEIIKRAHPRFVENLRTLGAEVEWK; encoded by the coding sequence ATGTCCGATCTCATCGTCCACGGCGGCAAACCCCTCACCGGCACCATCACGCCGTCGGGCAACAAGAACTCCGTCCTGCCGATTTTCTGCGCGACGCTCCTCACCGACGAGGCCGTCACCCTGCGCAACGTCCCCGACATCACCGACCTCAACAAACTGGTCGCCTTCTTCCAATCGCAGGGCTCCGAAATCTCCTGGAACCGCGACACCGCCGAGATGCGCGTCTGCCACGCCGGATTTAAGAGCACCCTCGAAAACGACGAGCTCCCGCAGGACATGCGCTCCACCGTCCTGCTCTATCCGGCGCTCCTCAACCGCCTTCGCCAGATCGCCATTCAGGCCAACACCAAGGGCTGCTCCCTCGGCGTCCGCGAGATCGACCCCCACCTCGAAATCCTCTCCGTCCTCGGCGCCATCGTGAACGAGGGCGACCCGCTCGTCATCGCCCTGCCCCACGGCTTCAAAGGCGCCCGCCACTGGTGTGACTACATGTCCGTCACCGTCACCGAAAACTTCGCGATGGCCGCCGCCCTCGCCGAGGGCGAATCCACCCTCATCAACGCCGCCAGCGAACCCCACGTGCAAGATCTCTGCGCCGCCCTCGTCGCCATGGGCGCCAAGATCGAAGGACTCGGCACCTCGATGCTCAAGATCACCGGCGTCGAAAAACTCCACGGTGCCGACATCACCATCAATTCCGACTACCACGAGATCGTCACTTTCCTCGCCCTCGGCGCGATCACCGGCGGCGAAGTGCGCGTCAACAAAGCCCTCCCGCACCACTTCGACTTGATCGCCCGCGCCTTCAAAAAACTCGGCGTCATCATCGAGCACGAAGGTGACACCGTGATCGTCCGTCGCGGACAAAAGCTCGTCATCGAAACCCCATTCACGACCAACCTCCTCCCCAAAATCGAAGCCGCCCCCTGGCCCTATTTCTCCGTCGATCTGCTCCCACTGATGATCGCGCTCAGCGTCCGCTGCGAAGGCACGATTCATTTCTGGAACAAGGTTTACGAAAACGGTTTCTCCTGGATTCCCGAGCTCGCGAAATTCGGCGCGCACGCGCTCGTGAGCGACCCGCACCGCCTGGTCGTCTTCGGTAACCGCCCGCTGCGTCCCGCTGTAGTTGATTCTCCTTACATCATCCGCGCCGCCGTCGCACTCTACATGGTCGCCGCCGCGATTCCGGGACAGTCCGTCGTCCGCCACGCCGAGATCATCAAACGCGCCCACCCCCGCTTCGTCGAAAACCTCCGCACCCTCGGCGCCGAAGTGGAATGGAAATAA
- a CDS encoding peroxiredoxin, producing the protein MIAAGQTIDTAFTLKVVQDGEVREVVFRDLLTKPVIVSVYMKNNTGSCDKQNDSLVAHASEFAKAGYRLIALSRDTCGSHLKYAAKKNITYTLASDPSDAFARATDSLVEKSMYGRTFQGPVRAAYIINTQGKVLRVIEKVDTKDHSAQIKAALATL; encoded by the coding sequence ATGATCGCCGCCGGGCAAACAATCGACACGGCCTTCACCTTGAAGGTCGTGCAGGACGGTGAAGTTCGCGAGGTGGTGTTCCGTGATTTGTTGACGAAGCCGGTGATCGTCTCGGTCTACATGAAAAACAACACCGGTTCGTGCGATAAGCAGAACGATTCGCTCGTCGCCCACGCCTCGGAATTTGCCAAAGCGGGCTACCGCCTGATTGCGCTGAGCCGCGACACGTGCGGCTCGCATCTCAAATACGCGGCCAAGAAAAACATCACTTACACGCTCGCCAGCGATCCGAGCGATGCGTTCGCCCGAGCCACGGATTCCCTCGTGGAAAAATCGATGTATGGCCGCACGTTCCAAGGTCCGGTCCGTGCCGCTTACATCATCAACACCCAAGGCAAAGTGCTGCGGGTGATAGAGAAGGTGGACACCAAGGATCATTCGGCTCAAATAAAGGCCGCGCTGGCCACTCTCTGA
- a CDS encoding response regulator produces the protein MSSHTILLVEDNEDDVFLMKRALRAAGIENPLQIAEDGQAAIDYLSGTGAYADRTLNPLPMIVFLDLKLPYKSGHEVLDWIRQQPHFETLVVIILTSSNEQVDLERAYKSGANSFVVKPPTTVLLQKLADSFKLWWLNQNQTIAITAKS, from the coding sequence ATGAGCAGCCACACCATCTTATTGGTTGAGGACAACGAGGACGATGTGTTCCTGATGAAGCGCGCCTTGCGTGCCGCCGGCATCGAGAACCCCCTGCAAATCGCCGAGGACGGACAGGCCGCCATCGATTATCTCTCCGGCACCGGTGCCTATGCAGACCGCACGCTGAACCCTCTGCCGATGATCGTTTTTCTCGATCTGAAACTTCCCTACAAGTCCGGTCACGAGGTGCTCGATTGGATCCGCCAGCAGCCACACTTCGAAACGTTGGTGGTCATCATCCTCACTTCGTCCAACGAGCAGGTCGACCTTGAGCGCGCCTACAAATCCGGTGCCAACTCCTTCGTGGTAAAACCACCGACCACCGTGCTGCTCCAAAAGCTGGCCGACTCGTTCAAGCTTTGGTGGCTCAACCAAAACCAGACCATCGCGATCACCGCCAAGAGCTGA
- a CDS encoding PAS domain-containing sensor histidine kinase — protein MPSPDDQQRRQMEAELHDASTRLEAILGAAEIGTWTWDIVSDLVVADRNLNRIFGITDSRDGLPVDDFFKSIHPEDLPHVKATVQRSVSAGGGNFEDDYRVIQSSGGIRWITARGTFQRDEKGRAVSMSGVLIDITGRKKAEAERDLLLERERAARREADSLNERLNFSLSALDLGYWNWDAVTDIMTVSERTADIYGIRADSVGTREAMRSVLHDEDRDRARTTAIEAVASRSDYSIEYRVNHPVHGLRWVAARGRPVLGSDGSVTGMMGVVQDITERRAQEQAVAELSRKLRAQTAHFETTLSNVADFVYSFDREGRFTYVNRGLLDLWGLTLDQAVGKNFTQLAYPREMADQLMRELAQVVTTRRPFTGETPYTNHAGKLGYYEYIFTPIFDEHGEVTALAGTTRDITERRVQEQSVIELSRKLRAQTEHFETTLSNLDDFVYSFDREGRVTYANRSLLALWQETPESVIGKSFKELGYPDDLANRHLSEIAQVIATRKPHVGETPYLTPEGEWVFFQYIFSPIFDEQGNVSAIAGTTRNTTERKKTELALSSAREELQRHAEILEATVAERTARLQETIGELEAFSYSVSHDMRAPLRAMQGYADALLDDYAPQLDEIANRHLTRIRKNAERLELLVRDILTYSRVAKENIELTPIPLQAFLDNLLPQLPNLQPPVAHVRFQRPLPTVIGHEAYLSQIFTNLLGNAVKFVAPGVIPVIDILTEDQGDSVKIIVKDNGLGIAPEHFTRIFNIFGRVHPDKQYEGTGIGLSIVKKAVQRMGGVIGLESKLGEGSLFWFTLAKA, from the coding sequence ATGCCCAGCCCAGACGATCAACAACGCAGGCAGATGGAGGCCGAGTTACACGATGCCAGCACGCGGCTCGAAGCCATTCTGGGCGCTGCGGAAATCGGCACGTGGACTTGGGATATTGTTAGCGACCTCGTCGTCGCCGATCGCAACCTCAACCGGATCTTTGGCATTACCGATTCCCGCGATGGCCTCCCGGTGGATGATTTTTTCAAGTCCATCCATCCCGAGGATCTGCCGCATGTGAAAGCGACTGTTCAACGCTCGGTGAGTGCTGGCGGCGGCAACTTCGAGGACGACTACCGCGTAATCCAATCCAGCGGCGGCATCCGCTGGATCACCGCCCGCGGCACGTTTCAACGCGATGAAAAGGGCCGCGCAGTCAGCATGTCGGGCGTGCTCATCGACATCACCGGCCGCAAAAAAGCCGAGGCCGAACGCGACCTTCTTTTAGAGCGTGAACGCGCGGCGCGGCGTGAAGCCGACTCCCTTAACGAGCGCCTGAACTTCTCACTCTCCGCCCTCGATCTGGGTTATTGGAACTGGGACGCCGTCACGGACATTATGACGGTCTCGGAGCGCACGGCGGACATTTACGGAATTCGCGCCGACTCGGTCGGCACGCGTGAGGCGATGCGCTCCGTTCTCCATGACGAGGATCGCGACCGTGCGCGCACCACCGCGATCGAGGCGGTCGCCAGCCGCTCTGATTATTCCATCGAATACCGGGTCAACCATCCTGTGCACGGACTCCGCTGGGTCGCCGCCCGCGGCCGGCCTGTTCTCGGTTCCGACGGCTCCGTGACCGGGATGATGGGCGTGGTGCAGGATATCACCGAGCGACGCGCGCAGGAGCAGGCGGTCGCCGAATTATCCCGCAAACTCCGTGCGCAAACCGCTCACTTTGAAACCACGCTCTCCAACGTGGCCGACTTCGTTTACTCCTTCGATCGCGAAGGTCGTTTCACCTACGTCAACCGCGGCCTCCTTGATCTTTGGGGACTCACCCTCGACCAGGCCGTTGGCAAAAACTTCACGCAGCTGGCCTACCCGCGAGAGATGGCCGATCAACTGATGCGCGAACTTGCGCAAGTCGTCACCACCCGCCGCCCCTTCACGGGCGAGACCCCTTACACCAACCACGCGGGAAAACTCGGCTACTACGAATACATCTTCACCCCCATCTTCGACGAACACGGGGAAGTCACCGCCCTGGCCGGCACCACGCGCGACATCACCGAACGACGCGTCCAGGAGCAATCCGTGATCGAACTATCACGCAAGTTGCGCGCCCAAACCGAGCACTTCGAAACCACGCTCTCCAACCTCGACGACTTCGTTTACTCGTTCGACCGCGAGGGCCGCGTCACCTACGCCAACCGTTCGTTGCTCGCACTCTGGCAGGAAACACCTGAATCCGTCATCGGCAAAAGCTTCAAGGAGCTCGGCTACCCCGACGATCTGGCCAACCGCCACCTCTCCGAAATCGCGCAGGTCATCGCCACCCGTAAACCGCATGTCGGCGAAACGCCCTACCTCACACCCGAAGGCGAATGGGTGTTTTTCCAATATATCTTCAGCCCCATCTTCGACGAACAGGGCAACGTGTCCGCCATCGCCGGCACCACGCGCAACACCACCGAGCGCAAAAAAACCGAACTCGCCCTGTCCTCCGCGCGCGAGGAATTGCAACGCCACGCCGAAATCCTGGAGGCCACCGTCGCCGAGCGCACCGCGCGTCTTCAGGAAACCATCGGCGAGCTCGAAGCGTTTTCCTACAGCGTCTCCCACGACATGCGCGCTCCGCTTCGCGCCATGCAGGGCTACGCTGATGCGTTGCTGGACGACTACGCGCCGCAGCTCGACGAGATCGCCAACCGCCACCTCACGCGCATCCGCAAAAATGCCGAACGCCTCGAACTGCTCGTGCGTGACATCCTCACCTACAGCCGCGTCGCCAAGGAAAACATCGAGCTCACGCCCATTCCCTTGCAGGCCTTCCTCGACAATCTGCTGCCGCAACTTCCGAACCTCCAGCCACCCGTCGCCCATGTGCGTTTCCAACGCCCGCTGCCGACTGTAATCGGTCACGAAGCCTACTTGTCGCAGATCTTCACCAACCTGCTGGGCAATGCCGTGAAGTTTGTCGCCCCCGGCGTCATCCCTGTCATCGACATCCTCACCGAAGATCAGGGCGACTCCGTGAAAATCATCGTTAAGGATAACGGCCTGGGCATCGCCCCGGAGCACTTTACGCGCATTTTCAATATCTTCGGCCGCGTGCATCCCGACAAACAATACGAAGGCACCGGCATCGGTCTCTCCATCGTCAAGAAAGCCGTGCAGCGCATGGGCGGCGTCATCGGACTGGAGTCCAAGCTTGGCGAAGGCAGTCTCTTTTGGTTTACCTTGGCGAAAGCATGA
- a CDS encoding DUF748 domain-containing protein, with protein sequence MSLQPSAASIVAQDKRSRRSRRRWLVTGSVVTGLLLFGFFGLPPIIKAQAIKHLSAELHREVSIERIRVNPLVLSITIDGLAIKDRDGAEFTGWRRLYVNFDSFSLFTGEWRFQEIYIDGFSQRVVIAKDGVFNFADLIPAPAEAPATPAKKPRPLRIASLSVTSAALNFVDSSRAAPFATTVGPLGFTLKNFHTAGDPKAPYEFSAITEAGETFDWKGTLSLIPARSAGRFSIGGIALKKYAPYYADRINADLLSGALDFSASYAVDLSEGSRQLTLGDATIKLSNLQVAPRGSTTAVIDLPSLVIDGLHADGLKTSAVIRRVALDGGRLTVVREKDGSINLLNLLTVPAVASAGVTPVTVAAGATPAAAMPALPDVKLTEFSLTGLAIDIEDRTTLTPAKNSIGRLDVSVKNISLAEPAVPVLLALSVATLPSGTINVEGSAVREPLAADLKIKVTSIPLAGGTPYIEPMLNVRIAGGAVSVDGQASLRGTVASFQGDVVVDKFATVDGAKAEDFVTFTQFAIRGIDAISDPLTARIGEISITDPSARVTVNADKTTNLAAILRTETAPAAESEPVEVKLPPAAPAKGLASSSTLPAPIWSLGKFTLTNGSVLLADNSIKPAVRMSLDHFSGAITGLSSADLQRADVNIRGKVNGSGEVSFTGKLDAKAATLTPGALTEILVDVKGVDLSPISPYVGTYAGYELARSGLSVDVKARLSQRKLDTSNVITLKQFTFGPATNSPDATKLPVRLGVALLKDTSGNIVIDVPVKGSLDDPSFKIGRVVLRVIVNLLVKAATSPFSLIGAAFGGGGDELAYQDFSPGATTPLEAEIKKIETLRKALKGRPALNLDINGSYDATADLAAVRDQTLAKQVRQRLWEELRVKNADTPPPSELTVAPEDETRIIGLMVSERYPDGLPAPGVDTAGASVTQPQAVVAAPPAPTPAPRRIYSGAATPKPVAKTPAVKTVVIISSGEVVATASADGSTPLTLADARRALASGIVVSEEDLRALAEARAQHVRDELLEGGEIDAGRLFLTAPAPAGKGAKVFLQLR encoded by the coding sequence ATGTCGCTCCAACCTTCCGCCGCTTCGATCGTCGCCCAGGACAAACGCTCACGCCGCAGTCGTCGCCGCTGGCTCGTCACGGGCAGCGTGGTAACGGGCTTGCTGCTCTTCGGATTCTTCGGCCTGCCGCCGATTATCAAAGCCCAGGCAATCAAGCATCTGTCCGCCGAGCTTCATCGCGAAGTCTCCATCGAACGGATACGCGTCAATCCGCTGGTGCTGTCGATCACCATCGACGGACTCGCGATTAAAGACCGTGACGGTGCCGAGTTCACCGGCTGGCGCCGGTTGTATGTGAACTTCGATTCATTCTCCCTCTTCACCGGCGAATGGCGTTTTCAAGAGATTTACATCGATGGGTTTTCTCAACGTGTGGTGATCGCGAAAGACGGCGTTTTTAACTTTGCCGATCTCATTCCCGCGCCCGCCGAGGCACCCGCCACGCCCGCGAAAAAGCCCCGCCCCCTGCGCATTGCGAGTCTCTCGGTTACTTCGGCGGCCTTGAACTTCGTTGATTCCAGCCGCGCGGCACCTTTTGCCACGACTGTCGGTCCGCTCGGTTTCACGCTTAAAAACTTTCACACCGCGGGTGATCCGAAAGCTCCTTATGAGTTCTCCGCCATCACCGAGGCCGGCGAGACGTTTGATTGGAAGGGCACGCTTTCACTTATTCCGGCGCGCTCGGCCGGCCGGTTTAGCATCGGCGGTATCGCGCTCAAAAAATACGCGCCTTACTATGCCGACCGCATCAATGCCGATCTGCTCAGCGGCGCGCTCGATTTCTCGGCGAGTTACGCCGTCGATCTCTCCGAAGGCTCGCGCCAACTCACCTTGGGCGATGCCACGATCAAGCTCTCGAATCTCCAAGTCGCTCCCCGTGGTTCCACCACGGCGGTCATCGATTTGCCGTCGCTGGTTATCGACGGCCTCCATGCCGACGGACTCAAGACCTCCGCCGTCATCCGCCGTGTCGCGCTCGATGGCGGACGCCTCACCGTGGTCCGCGAGAAAGACGGTTCGATCAACCTGTTGAATCTTCTCACGGTGCCGGCGGTCGCATCGGCCGGCGTGACCCCCGTCACCGTTGCCGCGGGCGCGACTCCCGCCGCTGCGATGCCCGCGTTGCCCGATGTGAAACTCACGGAGTTTTCCCTCACCGGCCTCGCCATTGATATCGAGGATCGCACCACGCTCACGCCCGCGAAAAACAGCATCGGTCGCCTCGACGTTTCTGTTAAAAATATTTCCCTGGCCGAGCCCGCGGTGCCCGTTCTGCTGGCGCTTTCCGTTGCAACGCTGCCGTCGGGCACGATCAACGTCGAAGGTTCGGCGGTGCGCGAACCGCTCGCCGCGGATCTTAAGATCAAAGTGACTTCAATCCCGCTCGCCGGCGGCACGCCTTACATAGAGCCGATGCTCAATGTGCGTATCGCGGGCGGCGCGGTTTCGGTGGATGGACAGGCCAGCCTGCGCGGCACGGTCGCTTCATTCCAAGGCGACGTTGTCGTGGATAAATTTGCCACGGTGGACGGCGCCAAGGCGGAAGATTTTGTGACCTTCACCCAATTCGCTATTCGCGGCATTGATGCGATTTCTGACCCGCTGACCGCACGCATCGGCGAAATCAGCATCACGGATCCGTCCGCGCGCGTGACCGTCAATGCCGACAAGACCACCAATCTCGCCGCGATCCTGCGCACCGAAACGGCACCGGCCGCAGAGTCTGAACCCGTTGAGGTGAAGCTGCCGCCCGCCGCGCCCGCGAAGGGCCTGGCGAGCAGTTCGACTTTGCCTGCGCCGATCTGGTCGCTCGGCAAGTTTACGCTGACCAATGGTTCGGTCTTGCTGGCGGACAACTCGATCAAGCCGGCGGTGCGCATGTCGCTCGATCATTTTTCAGGTGCGATCACCGGCCTGTCGTCGGCCGATCTGCAACGCGCCGATGTGAACATCCGTGGCAAGGTGAACGGCTCCGGTGAAGTTTCCTTCACGGGGAAACTCGATGCAAAGGCCGCGACGCTCACGCCCGGTGCCCTGACTGAAATCTTGGTGGACGTGAAGGGCGTCGATCTCTCGCCGATTTCACCTTACGTCGGCACTTACGCCGGCTATGAACTGGCCCGCAGCGGTTTGTCGGTGGATGTGAAGGCCCGCCTTTCACAGCGTAAACTCGACACCAGTAATGTCATCACGCTCAAGCAATTCACCTTCGGTCCCGCGACCAACAGTCCCGATGCGACCAAGCTTCCCGTGCGACTCGGCGTGGCGCTCTTGAAAGACACCTCGGGCAACATCGTCATCGATGTGCCCGTGAAAGGCAGTCTCGACGATCCCAGTTTCAAGATCGGCCGCGTCGTGTTGCGCGTGATCGTGAACTTGTTGGTGAAAGCCGCGACTTCGCCATTCTCGCTCATCGGGGCTGCGTTTGGCGGCGGTGGCGACGAACTTGCCTATCAGGATTTCTCGCCTGGAGCGACGACCCCGCTCGAGGCCGAAATCAAAAAAATCGAAACCCTGCGCAAGGCGCTCAAAGGACGTCCGGCGCTCAATCTGGATATCAACGGCAGTTACGATGCGACCGCGGATCTTGCCGCCGTGCGCGATCAGACGCTCGCCAAACAAGTGCGCCAGCGCCTGTGGGAAGAGTTGCGTGTCAAGAATGCGGATACGCCTCCGCCCTCCGAGCTCACCGTGGCCCCCGAGGACGAGACCCGTATCATCGGCCTCATGGTGTCCGAGCGTTATCCGGACGGATTGCCTGCGCCCGGCGTTGATACCGCGGGTGCTTCTGTGACGCAGCCGCAAGCAGTGGTTGCCGCGCCTCCTGCGCCGACACCCGCCCCGCGCCGCATATATAGTGGAGCCGCGACGCCGAAGCCCGTGGCGAAAACGCCGGCGGTTAAAACCGTGGTGATCATCTCATCGGGCGAAGTCGTGGCCACGGCTTCAGCCGATGGCAGCACGCCGCTCACGCTCGCGGATGCCCGCCGTGCGCTGGCCTCGGGTATCGTCGTGTCCGAAGAGGATCTCCGTGCTCTGGCCGAGGCTCGCGCCCAGCACGTGCGCGACGAATTGCTCGAAGGCGGTGAGATCGATGCCGGCCGTCTCTTCCTGACAGCTCCTGCACCCGCAGGCAAAGGCGCCAAGGTGTTCCTACAGCTTCGCTAA
- a CDS encoding CsbD family protein → MKSSTRDRIEGGALQASGKVKEAAGKLTKNTRLQGEGVADQAVGKVQRKVGSLKKAVGR, encoded by the coding sequence ATGAAATCAAGCACTCGTGATCGTATCGAAGGCGGAGCTTTACAGGCTTCCGGTAAAGTCAAAGAAGCGGCCGGTAAGCTGACCAAGAATACGCGCCTTCAAGGTGAAGGTGTTGCCGACCAAGCCGTGGGCAAGGTTCAGCGTAAAGTGGGTTCGCTGAAAAAAGCAGTCGGCCGGTGA
- a CDS encoding dUTPase codes for MDKLEEIFRMQEALNARIGVTLPPPSEEEKTKWILNYTRAMQQETAELIDSVPWKWWAKYQKFDEQNAKVEVVDLFHFLVSLAQTLGMTAEDVYAAYLKKNAVNHQRQESGYVQKDADDSKHI; via the coding sequence ATGGACAAGCTCGAAGAAATCTTCCGCATGCAAGAAGCGCTCAATGCGCGTATTGGCGTCACCCTCCCGCCCCCCAGCGAAGAGGAAAAGACCAAGTGGATCCTTAATTACACGCGTGCCATGCAGCAGGAAACGGCCGAGCTGATCGACAGCGTTCCCTGGAAGTGGTGGGCCAAATACCAAAAATTCGATGAGCAGAACGCCAAGGTCGAAGTCGTGGACCTGTTTCATTTTCTCGTCTCGCTCGCGCAGACGCTCGGCATGACCGCCGAGGATGTTTATGCGGCGTATTTGAAAAAGAACGCCGTCAACCATCAGCGCCAGGAGTCCGGTTACGTTCAAAAAGACGCCGACGACTCCAAGCACATCTGA
- the ruvB gene encoding Holliday junction branch migration DNA helicase RuvB yields the protein MSASDNKGLGYITSTLATPVTSAEAALRPLSFADFTGQPKTVERLQVMVGAAKRRGDPLNHILLSGPPGLGKTTLSFILGHEMGRNVRVTSGPVIEKASDLAGLLTSLEEGDLLFIDEIHRISKTVEEYLYSAMEDFRLDIMIDQGPNARSVRLSIPRFTLIGATTRAGLLTAPLRSRFTLQTRLDYYDIPTLIGIVTRSCGLLNVAIDAGGAKEIATRSRGTPRIANNLINFCRDYAQERAKGKITQPTAAAALELLEIDAAGLDEMDKRVLRIMAENYKGGPVGLGTIAIAVGEETETLEEVHEPFLIQEGYLMRTPQGRMLTAKGYHAIGLKASLGGNQGSLL from the coding sequence ATGTCCGCATCCGACAACAAAGGCCTAGGCTACATCACCAGCACGCTCGCCACGCCCGTCACCTCCGCCGAGGCCGCGCTCCGCCCGCTGTCCTTCGCCGATTTCACCGGACAACCCAAGACCGTCGAACGCCTTCAAGTCATGGTCGGCGCCGCCAAACGTCGCGGCGATCCACTCAACCACATCCTTCTCAGCGGACCTCCCGGCCTCGGAAAAACCACGCTCAGCTTCATCCTCGGCCACGAGATGGGCCGCAACGTCCGCGTCACCTCCGGCCCCGTCATCGAAAAAGCCTCCGACCTCGCCGGCCTGCTCACGTCCCTCGAAGAAGGCGACCTGCTCTTCATCGACGAGATCCATCGCATCTCCAAAACCGTCGAGGAATATCTCTACTCCGCGATGGAGGACTTCCGCCTCGATATCATGATAGACCAGGGCCCCAACGCCCGCAGCGTCCGCCTCTCGATTCCTCGTTTCACTTTGATCGGAGCCACCACCCGCGCCGGCCTGCTCACGGCACCGCTTCGCTCGCGTTTCACGCTCCAGACGCGCCTCGATTATTACGACATCCCAACGCTCATCGGCATCGTCACGCGCAGCTGCGGTCTGCTCAATGTCGCCATCGACGCCGGCGGCGCCAAGGAAATCGCCACCCGTTCCCGCGGCACGCCCCGCATCGCGAATAACCTGATCAACTTCTGCCGCGACTACGCGCAAGAACGCGCCAAAGGCAAAATCACCCAGCCCACCGCCGCCGCCGCACTCGAGCTGCTTGAGATCGACGCCGCCGGCTTGGACGAGATGGACAAACGCGTCCTCCGCATCATGGCGGAAAACTACAAAGGCGGCCCCGTCGGCCTGGGCACCATCGCCATCGCCGTCGGCGAAGAAACCGAGACGCTCGAAGAAGTTCACGAGCCGTTCCTCATCCAGGAAGGTTACCTCATGCGCACCCCGCAGGGTCGCATGCTCACCGCAAAGGGCTACCATGCGATCGGCCTCAAAGCCTCCCTCGGCGGCAATCAAGGCTCCTTGCTTTAA
- a CDS encoding YkgJ family cysteine cluster protein, producing MAVQNTAMNCRPQCGACCIAPSITSPIPGMPHGKPAGVPCVQLLPDMRCAIFGRPERPAFCASLRPTQEMCGFSNREAFDGLTLLELATKP from the coding sequence ATGGCAGTTCAAAACACGGCCATGAACTGCCGGCCGCAGTGCGGGGCGTGTTGCATCGCTCCGTCGATTACGTCGCCTATCCCCGGCATGCCACACGGCAAACCGGCGGGTGTGCCCTGCGTGCAATTGCTGCCGGATATGCGCTGCGCGATTTTTGGGCGGCCGGAGCGCCCGGCGTTTTGCGCCAGCCTGCGTCCCACGCAGGAGATGTGCGGCTTCAGCAACCGCGAGGCGTTTGATGGTCTGACCTTGCTCGAACTCGCTACGAAACCGTGA